A window from Chiloscyllium punctatum isolate Juve2018m unplaced genomic scaffold, sChiPun1.3 scaffold_67, whole genome shotgun sequence encodes these proteins:
- the lhfpl4b gene encoding LHFPL tetraspan subfamily member 3 protein — MLTVQDVAPLYQTDFVRNARAVAALWAVCTLCLALVEVVVLTEPGWVQAPGSGLAPPGSFGLFQLCQQTEGPPRCQGSLAALAPVPSFRTPAGFVGAALALVLASICLGLALHRCCNPATVYKVCAWLQFSAASCQTLGCVTFPDSWEAPEVRALCGSRAGSYALGSCSVHWAFGLAVLGALDALILSVLAFILANRQESLVPETRGKKVTDSAM, encoded by the exons ATGCTGACAGTTCAGGACGTGGCACCCCTGTACCAGACGGACTTTGTCAGGAACGCTCGGGCAGTGGCTGCCCTCTGGGCCGTCTGCACCCTGTGCCTGGCcttggtggaggtggtggtgctgaCTGAACCAGGCTGGGTGCAGGCCCCAGGCTCCGGCCTGGCCCCCCCCGGCTCCTTCGGCCTCTTCCAGCTGTGCCAGCAGACCGAGGGGCCGCCCCGGTGCCAGGGCTCTCTGGCCGCCCTCGCCCCGGTGCCCTCCTTCCGGACCCCGGCTGGATTCGTGGGCGCCGCCCTGGCCCTGGTCCTGGCCAGCATCTGCCTCGGCCTGGCCCTTCACCGCTGCTGCAACCCGGCCACCGTCTACAAGGTGTGCGCCTGGCTCCAGTTCTCAGCCG CCAGTTGCCAGACCCTGGGATGTGTGACCTTCCCGGACAGCTGGGAGGCGCCGGAGGTGCGAGCGCTCTGCGGGTCGCGGGCCGGGAGTTACGCGCTGGGCTCCTGCAGCGTCCACTGGGCCTTCGGCCTAGCGGTGCTTGGGGCCCTGGACGCCCTCATCCTGTCCGTCCTGGCCTTCATCCTCGCCAATCGGCAAGAGAGCCTCGTCCCGGAGACACGCGGGAAAAAGG